The window CAAAATGAGCTCTGCTGTGAAACTACTGTTGGACTAGTTCATAATTCATCTGTGGCGAAGTCTGATTGGGAAGCGACCCGATCTGACACGAATGACGAGTGTGTTGCTAAGGACCTTCTGACAATGTGAACATCCTCCTTCAGCTCTCAGATGCTTTTAGAACTGTTGCTCACTTACTTGGAATCCTAAAACGGTCTTTGATTGGGGAGCCGTAGTGAAAGTCTGTGGCTTCATTCAGCTGCGGAGGCTCAGTTATGAAAGATTAAAAATGATTACCGAATACAATGGAATACAAAAGTCTTTTCAAGAGTTATGAGGAAAGGATTACCAAACTAAAACCATGTCAAAGTGATATCTGTGTGCTACAATTCCTTACAAAAGACACAAGGATaccttatttttattattgaccTACAGTTCTAACCACATGTATTCACTCCACTGCCCTACATGTGGAGCCAGAGCCCTGAGCTCCAGGTTGATAACACATTACTATTGTCATCACCTTCATGACACACATTTGTACTTGCTTATCCATGATGAATTGGAAACAAATGGTACTTTTAAAGCCTTTTGAGTTATTTGTAATGtggttttatttcctcttgAGGGGGTCTACTGGGAACTTTATACTCTTGTTGTGTTTCTTACTCCAGTTTGAAGGAGACCACTGATATGCCAAATGTGGCTCAGTCTTCAAACTTTTCATAATGTTGTCCACTTCTTGAGACTTTTTCCCTTTCAACATCACAAAAGGGTTAGAGATCAATAAAGGAATTTTTTTGAAGGCTGTGACAGAGACGATTAATGTGGAGAACTGATGTGGAGCACACAAACATGCTGGTCCACGCTCACGTGCAGCAATTAAGGGCTTTAGTGTCCATTGCACACTAACTGATATGCAGAATGtttgtgtatacatacatatatatatatatacagtatatatatatatatatatatatatatatatatatatatatatatatatatatatatttatatttgcctCAGATATATGAAGATGCTTCCTCATAAATTCAATCCCTCTTTCATCTGGACACAGCTGCAAAGCAAAATGAAATACTCTCCTTCAGATGAAGAGCGAGGCATCTGAAAGGAACGGTGAGTTCAGTACTATTGCCTTGTACTTGACAGCACTTGATTGGGCCAATGTACCCATGTGGGTCTGTATCGTCACACATGAaggtttaaaagaagaaaagctgaataaataaaacgctAATTGCGTCCTTCAATTTAAATGGTTTCTTGTCGTACTAAGGGCTAATatacatgaatgaataaattaatgacAGACCTAAAAAGAGGCTATAGATTCATCGGCTGCTTGTGTTTCTTCCTCTGAATGGAATACAGGTCTCCTCCTTGATTCAAAGCCTGGAAGCTAATTCAGACTTACTTTGGTGTTGGTTTGAGAGCATTCTGTAGCTCTCACTTGGCCTCTTGCAGGCCTCAGAAGCTGGTATTGTCTGGGTGTATTCAAGGGTCTTCAGCAAAGTCGCAACTTTTATGTGAGTGAATCCGCCCGCTGGGCAACCTTCACTggacaggaggatggagagaaaaaagggaaagtgtTTCCATGGAGATGGACGTTAAgcaaggaaaaataattatccGATGAGACCCGGGCACATAAAATGTCAGCCTCTAAaggctaaataaaatgttacgtaAAAAATAGGAACTACCACACAAATAGTCACATATGACAATCTTTggaatatgaaataataatgacTAAGAACATATAGTAAACTGCTATACAGCTCTTCTTATTGAATAACTATACCAAACGTTTACATCTCATTCACCTCTAGGATGCATATGAATCCGAAAAACCTCTCTTTTTGCGTTTGTAAGTATatcttttaatttttaaagtcataatacatattttagtgTAGAAAAATGTTAACTCACAGCATCGTCACCACATACACTAAACCTTTCGAACATCATGATGTTTGGCATCATGTTTAAACACAATGAAGTACATTTCGGAAGTGTTTTAAAAATTGTTAACCATAGATTTTCATGTTTTAGTGTAAAGTACCAACCAGGATCTGCCATCATGTGGCTCACACATGTAATTGACACTCAAAACGCATAATTGGGTCATCAGTTGCCATGATTTGCTCTGGTCACAATGATCACAATCAATTAAGAAACTCTGGCTGAGTTCCGGCTCTCTCCAGCCGATGGATTCTCTCTCCTGCAAGAACGCCGCTATGGTTGACTCAAAGTGTTATTAATAGCCACTGCGGTGGTGTCGAGGGTCTCTGGCTGTCAAAAGGGCTGAGGCAGCAGCCGGGTTCAGAGCAGCGATGAACCGCCGTCACCTCGATGGGAGGAAGGCCATCGAAGAACCCTGTTTTAAAGTCGTCTTTCTCACCTAagacatgtttttctttgttcattttcaaaccggtaaaaaaaaaagagtccaaCAGTCTGCCAGTGGATGGCAGTGTTGACTGAGCCTGCTCTCATTCAATACAAAGTAAAGAAGGTATGTCTCACAATGAAATATTCAAATTAAACCCGTGCAACTCACCTTACTTCAACGTGGTTGAGGAAGCTGAATTGTTCTCAGCCTTTGAGGGGACAAAGAAAACTAATTAGTTCTATTAATCCTCTCTACTTGATTAATAGCAGAGAATAATGGCTTCATCCTTTTAATTGGGCCCACACATTAACATCACTAAGAAAGGGTTATGGCTAAAGCAACAGCAGGGAAAAGAAAGTAATTCCTTTGGCTGTCCCTCGTGGCTGTATGCTCCCCGATGCACCGTGTTCTGTGCCACAGATAAGACCCAACAGGAAGGTCCAGCATTATGCATATCCAGAGGCCCACTGCAGCAGCCCAGGAGGACTAATCTGTTGCTTTGTGGTTCTGCAGATTATAGACCTTGTTTATCCCGAGGTTCAGTGCACTGCATTCAGCTGctggcttttattttcttatccGACAGTCACTTGGGATTGTACTGTGGTGTCTGGCTGTCTTTGCTTTAGAAAAAATACAGTACGTAATAGTTACCACAGTAGATCTTATTATTACTGGTTTATCGAACAGTGTTGTACTTTCTGACAAGGCTGACTGGGAAAGTTGTAGGGTTTCAGAATCAGCTCCGACAGTCAATTGTGTACAAATACTTGGATTGCagcctagaaaaaaaaacaaatcaaaaaaggTGGATGTCAATCTGATATAAAGCCGTCCTCGAAAGACCTGTTAAACTGAGTTcctccacaaagaatcacaaAAAAAGCACTCTGGTGTTTAACAGAAATGTGCACATACATTTCTTGGAAATGAGTCATTGtgcataaaaaatatttttaaaatgacgAAACTAAATAAACAAGATAAGACTAAGACCTAGATGGACGATTAGTTGACTTATCGACCAAGACGGGGAAGCCCTGGATATCTCTATATattgtagtagtagtggtagtagtgtgttttgtgtattcATTATGTTTTGTGTTCAAATCTGTGTTCTAATTGGCTGTGAGACAAATGTTCCTTTGGGGATAATAAAGTTAAAGTTGAGGTCAAAGGTAAATATGGGATAGATAACTGACAAAACTCTGACTATGTTATATATTCATGGTAAACAACACTTAAAAATCAAGAAAGTCTGGTATTCTCTGGTTTGCACGTATAGTGACTTAAACAGACCTAACAGCAGCAGCCGAACTAATCTGGAAACCCGTTATATACAGTTGATGTTTTAATGGATCCTAAAAGTTTGTTCTCGCCTTCCTTTGCATTGCATGTCCAGAGTTCTCTGACATTTGCAGAGCGCTAGATCGAAGTAGACATTATGATGATCctgagtgcaagagactttcaggtttcttctctcttttaacattgttttttagtctTTATAATGTGGTTTTTATTGAGAAGGTTTTTTATCATGGGATGGCCTACAAGAaggcaggaaaagaaaaatggcagCTCCTCAGCTATCTTTCTGGCCATTTATTTAAGCAGGAAGAAGCaagtggagaacagggaggggcaggaggccagggcagtgtggctctgcaATGTGCCAGACTCTGGCTAAAGTTCAGTTTTTATAAGCACATTGGAGACTTACACGCTTTTAAacaacgttggtgttttaataatattgttGGTTCTGTTGTTGAAGAGGAGTTGGTGTTTGCACAGTTTTTATCAGATACATTATGTGATATtatgtgaaaacaaaacaaagcaacctgtgatttttaatgcattagcactttatttgaagaaattaacaaatatgtaattaaagtgtttttcaaaaagAGTCTCTCGCTtctctaatctctctctctctctctccctagcTCCAGAGGTTGCCTGTTCTATGGACCCCCTGGCACAGGCAAACGCTGCTTGCCCGTGCGCTGGACAACGAGGTCAGCCGGTGCAGCAAGaacatgtccttcatcatgagGAACGACACCGACTGCAAGTCAGAACAGCAGCTGCAAATGTCCTTTTAAAGTATCAAGCAAATATATGACAACTAAGAACACTTGTGAAGTTGTTTGATCAACTACTGCTCAGGAACTGACTTTAGATTTAATCTTTTAAGTGTTTGGAAAAATCTAACAACATCGTCCAGCTGTTTCCATGAGTCTGTTCTGGAAATTCATCTAGTGAAAACTCTCAGGTTCATTCTCTGTTATTGCATATTTATCCCccatatattcttttatttttcttatttgtattcatttaatttattcatattcatatttgatcATATGAGCGTGTTTCTTTCCTGATTTGACCTGTTTTTGACCTGACATCTCTGTATCGTACTCTCACATCGATGTTAACGTTTTCCTCCCCTCCGTTACTTGACCTGCAGCAGTGCAGCCAAACGTCCCACCTGGCCACACCTGGTCTCTGCAGGATGTAGATTAAAAATAGTGTTCCACCaggtaataataagaataataatctttatttgtttttgcacaTTTCATACAGACTATGTAGCTCAACGTGCTGTAcgtttacaaataaataaatacagaaaaacctatttttacaaataatatataaaaaataaatggtttgGTTTGTTAATTGAGTATCCAGTACTATTGTGAAGACCTGCACTCATGCcacatataatacataaagCTTAGCTGGCCTTTAGTGACACCCGGTGGTGGTGAGAGGCAACTGCAGACGTGTTTTGTCATCTTTTGAGCACCGAGAGACAAACATGGCCGTCATCCTCTGCTCCCTCAGGTGTTCCACGCGGCCTGCCTGACGCCTCCCAGCGTCCTCCATGAGGACCTCCTTCCTCGGCATGGTGGGTAGCGTCTCGTATCCGCCAATGCTTTAATCCTTTTGACCTGCAGGTCATAACAACACCTATGGACCTCTCCACGCTGCAGTCCAACATCGATGCCCACAAGTACACCACCGTGGCAGAGTTTATCTTGGACGCAGAGCTCATCACTGTCCTACAACCCCAACATCGACCCCATGGGTGAGACGTTCCCCAAAggttctcctcttcttcatggCCTCTCAGATCTGAgaattattagttttatttgtcttaataatctaaatgttttgggggttttggtcGGACAAATCAAGACGTCTCCTTAAATTAAATTCTGGGATGTTTGGAAAACTAATCGATTttggattaaataaaaaatggatttaatgttttgtattattttctaAACTAACTAACTTTAACTAACACACATCAACATCTAAATCAACaataacataattattattattattatcaacaacCTGCAGTATTTACAATTATATTTACACTTTCTagcaaaatatttaaaaactgaTTAACAAGAGTTTTGATGCCTGAAGGGAGAACAAGCAGAATCAACAGAGgggatatttatatatttcattaatTAGTGTTTTGAAGGTTGATGTattctacctgtgtgtgtgtgtgtgtgtgtgtgtgtgtgtgtgtgtgtgtgtgtgtgtgtgtgtgtgtgtgtgtgtgtgtgtgtgtgtgtgtgtgtgtgtgtgtgtgtgtgtgtgtgtgtgtgtgtgtgtgtgtgtgtgtgtgtgtgtgtgtgtgtgtgtgtgtgtgtgtgtgtgtgtgtgtgtgtgtgtgtgtgtgtgtgtgtgtgtgtcagactgtTGCATCCGTCAGCAAGCATACGGTACATGATGCACTTCTTCATCAGAGACGATCTGAACAAAGACTTTGTGCAAGAATGTGAGGACATCAAAGTGTCGCGCGTCAGGAGCGGTGAAGCTCCCCGTAACACCGACAGCACATCATCCACCGAGAACCCTCAGCACCCAGAATACAATTACTATTTTCATCTTCAGCCTCTTCCTGTGGCACCGAGACCGACCTGGACCGGACCGCAGAAACAGCTCCGGACCTCCATGTAAGTCCACCAGCAGGAAGGAAACAACTTATTTCTTCTGCACGGCCGAGTGATTGGAAAAcaatctggttgtatagaagtctatgcttcatgtgttaaagctgcattctctctactgaccaccagggtgagactcatctggttgtatagaagtcaatgcttcatgtgttaaagctgttatgctttagggcggggctacaaggtgattgacaggtctctaccagagacgtaCGGCGTCTCTACATCTCTGACTTATTATTGCTggatgtcttcctcctcaggaGAGCTTAACAACGGGCAGATGCAGACGCTCGACGAGGAAACGCCGCCGCTGGTCGTCGATTGCAGCAAACTGAGGGCGAGTCAACGCGGCTTTGTCCATGCCTACTGAACTCTGATTGGCTCTGTGGTTCTCCAACTTTGGACACGGACAACTTGACCTTTTAGTCTAGTTTTtaagttgtgttgttgtgtttttccagaAAGTCCTCAGCAGAGCCGTGAAAAAAGGGCTGTGAGGTGGAGCCGCTGAAGAAGCTCCACGCTCCGCTGTCTCAGTGCATCTACAGACTCTGCAACAACCGCGACAAAAAAATACTTGTTCAGGTACGACCGTCGCGTCGAAACAGAGCCTCCAccgtaagccccgcccctcaaaCTCAGACGGGCCAATCGCAGCGTAGCATCGTCCAGCTCCGACGGGGGTCCGACgttctcaaatgtatttatacaaacaaaCCAGGTTTGTGCCAAAGTGATTAACTCACAGAAATAAAATAGAACGATGGATTCCCCTTCAGGTCAACGTAGCAGAGTGGCAGCCATGTTTATCTGTACCGTATGGAATGCGGTAGCGAGCTAACGTTCCCTTCCCACGACTAAAACGATCAGTGGAGTATTAATAAGTATTATATTTAACAATGTAATGCTTTATCCGCACACAGATCGTTGATGTCTACAGATGACTGACAGCTCCATTTGCCTTATTGTCTGTAACCGATGTTGCATTAAAGCGTGGTGGAATTAGCACACTAGCTagtgtggcatcacaaggggacaggtagtggaggggcgctacagagtggccaccagtgcaaaaactacatctcccagcctgcctcaccgctcacccagctgcagctgcttaaggcacctgattgaggcagggctgggagacttaagggagagcacctgggaaggagaaaagagagcggaaggtgaacccacgagcacctggaagaggacaacaagggagaggacctcgtagcctggattcaccaggattgagtttttgtttggttaattaaccactttctcctccgggatgttttgtgttatctaactggaccttttttttgatactttgttgtttttggatgttaccttgctggtgggatgggaaataaacctggactttttgttaaatacccttggacgtgcctgtgttcatctctctctttgcaccgccccaggctagcctgtcctagcgacagcccgtgacactacactAGCTAATAGGTTTGTTCATTCCAGCGTGATTTAATGCTACACGGGTTACAGAAAAACACTTAAGTTACCACAGAAAACGGTTCAATGTCCGttctactttattttgtttctatTAAAGGTTTCCggtttttatctttttctctCCAGGAAATGGAGAAAGTAATCGACAGCTTCTCTGGATCTCCCACGTCAGGTCTATTAAAATTAATCCTCAGTGcattcaaacaggaagtagtttactcctcatttagttttttacaacACACATCGATTTACCTCAACATTTATTCCGTGGGTTTATTTATAACAGAATCATAAAACACGGGACGAGATGTTAAAACTGTCCATTGTGCCAATAGATAGTATGCACTCACATGAGCTTTGTCGTGATGTTGACAGAGTGGCATGGgaggtttatttcttaaactgggtTAAGATGTCAATTTTGGGACACATCCTCAGTAGTGTGCCTTAGAATCAGTGGGTGTTTCGGCCTttgatcactaaacaccctcaacaaaggtggccagctaaagggtgATCAAGCCTTAGCTTGTGTCCCATGCCCAATTAAGATTTCCCACAGGACTATGCAAGGCAGGGGCGTCCTCttccctgagccagccctacagCTGACCGCATACCTCATATGCCCTCCTCAAGTTGGAGGGATCTAAATTGGGTTCtcaggtgggggtggggggtcatgAAGTTATAGCCCAGCAAGGGTCCTTCCGTTTGATCCAGGTCCACTGGCTGCCTCTTTCAGCTGCTTGAGAAACTGCTCTGACGGTCTGCCGCAGAGCCTGTCCATGGATTCCACGTTCTTTCAGCAACCTGATGGTGGAGTATTTATTAATGGTACCACTTTATAATTGCTTGACATTGACttgaattttttaaaaaaagctttttttttaaaaatccaacaAGTTACTCATTTACTTGTATTCTCTTTATCCAGAGTATTTTGTGGACATTGTTGTTCTAAAGTATCTGAGTACTTACCAAACTTAGGCCCTAGGGACAGCCCGTGACACGACACTACATAGAATATAGAAGATGTTtaggatttttgtttttttagtgaGAGAGAAATACTCTTATTGCCAAAGACATATTTATATGTGACCAAATGTTTGTGTCCAGTAACATCTTctaaaaaataatttgttaaatctatttctctttttgtttaatGTGAACCAGAGacatgttttataatataataaaaaagattgCAGACATAAATGATGTAATAAGACACACAAGTTTATGGCTGAACAAGTATTTTTGATAGAATAGTGAGTGGGTGGTCAACAATACTGTCGTGCATCTCTTATTGCCAGCAATAAAggaaacatttacattaaacaaaCTAGTTATTGCCATCAAAGGTTGactgagagaaaacatgttcACTCACTGTCCACTCTACCTTTATTCATATCATTAGATTCATCTTTTCCTCTAACTTTCAGTTAGTTGCTCTTCCTTTGATTActtaatttctctctctctctctctctcctgtgtgtaTGTTGTCCTTGTCATGCTCTAAAGATTATTAAGCCCCATGAAAGCAAATTTGTGATAGTCAAGTCAATTTTTatttatagcccaatattatTACTCTAaataatacagtatattcaCAGTCTTATTGATCAGATTTAATAATTTACTTAAAgtataattaatacaaatatgtctttaaatccttttataatatacatttacatacataaATGGGCTCTACGCTGTAGGAATACTCGGCGGATGTCTGATGCTCTTTCATTCTGAGCTTCGCGTTTCCACCAGCTCCCTTTTCTCTCAGAGCTTTTTTAAAGTCATGATATTCGTTTGACACTCAGGACATCTGTGTGTGATCGATTTAAACTGTTTCATGCAGAAGGGAATGAAGCAACAACCGGCCACGCAGCtgcaaaagaaagaacacatttaaaatgttgacctggAAACGTATGCCAGtgccgttaaaaaaaaaaaaaatcagctgcACAAATAGAAACAGTCAAGGTGTGATTATAATTCACCGGGATGGAGGGAATGGTTTATTACCCAATCACAGCTGTCGTGAAGCACACCAGCCATGTGACACTGCTAACGGAAGTAAAGATCTCTGTCATTATGAACTGCTTACACTCAGGACACTGTGTCCTGCATGGATACGGTGGAAAGTGCTCCGTGTCCAGGATCACTGCCGGGGCTGTGAACAACAGGAAGAtgtcatgttatttttttttaccacgaGAACTCTCGAAACTGGAAACTTCTCCAAAGGTTCGAGGAGGAAATATTTTGtataaacaggcactttgaatAAAGGAAGTCCACATCagttgctattttttttttttaaagaatctcCAATTAGTTTCACCAACAtaaattgttatttaaaaaaagaaatgtcacatAACGTGatgcattcatttacatttcagcATTGGGGGAATggaactaagtacatttactcaagtttaattttgaggtacttgtactttccatttgatgctactttatactaataaatattgtgctttttgCTCCACTGCGTTAATTTGATAAATAATTTGATAATTAATATGTTACTGTTTTCTGTGCACATGTAGATTATTAATGTCACAAATACATCAACAAATGAATTccaatatacacatttattctAGATTAAGATACCCAGCAGTATATTAAGTAATTAATGTTTTAGCTGGTGGGGcaaattttaaaatgatgtaCACATTAATTCATCAATATTTAAGAtccagtaatataatatatattattccagTGAGTACTTTTATATTTAAGTGTATTTTGTATACTTTTTCCACCATTGAATTTAAATTACAAGTGTGCAAGTGTATTAagtaaagtacattttttttatgaaaagatTTGTTGTTTTAAGTGGAGGAAATAATAGGAATACAAACTCTAATAGGACATAACCGAGGAACTTGATCAGTGTTTAAACTTTTGAAGAGGACAGCAGTAGAGCGACACGTTTGTTTTCACTACATGTGACATCAACAAGTGTGACTTGCATGTGAAGACTAAACTTTAAATGAGCATTTGTGCATCAACGACTCACCAGTGATGTTAGGTGGACCGCCAATATAGACAATGTCAACGCAAGGAACAGGAACATCAGGCTCAATCTGACAGGAGGCGATGCTAACCTCTAACAAAGAAGGAAAAGGTTGTTACAAAAACAAAGTATGCTGAAGGATTTGCTGGCAGTAAAGTTGGACTCAGATTTCTTGCCATTCTTCATATCTTTGGCATTTAGGATGTCCTCGTATCTTTTTTGGAGCTCTGCCTTCCTTTGTGCCAGTTGTTTCAGTGTGTCATCAATGGTGTGAATCTCATGCAGATTAGAGGCTACCTCCtctggcaaaaaaaagacaatatcatTAATGAGACAGACCAAATATAAGATGTGCAAAAGACTTAGTCACTTTGTTTGCGTGTCGCAAATCTCGAGTCTCGTTGCTGGTGAGGAATGCTCTGTCATACATCACCTGTTTGTTCAAATTCTTTACGACTCTTCAACTCGTGAAATATGTACTggatttttttcctttccagAAGTTGTCTCCTCTTGACTGAAAGATGGTTTAACTCGGTCAATATCTTCTTCAGCTCGCTGTCTGCCGTGGCCATGTTGGACTGTTGGGTTTTTGTTTCAGGTTTAGGTTTGATATTTGGGTGACTGTATTTGTTAGTTTGGCGTTTAAAATGTTCTTAACTGGGGGCAGTGGTGAGGTCGTAAATGAGAGTAACGTTCctgaataaacacaaacacaaaataaataataattcacaaaTGTATCTACATAGAATATAGACGATTTTTTTAGTGAGAGAGAAATACTGTTACTGCCAAAGACATATTTATATGTGACCAAATGTTTCTGTCCGGTAACATCTTCTACAGAATAAAAGACAAATTTACAAAGTGTTTACAGTTTCATAATTTGTTAAATCTATTTCTCTTTGTGTAATATGAACCAGACATGTtttatgataataaaaaaagattgcaGACATAAATTATGTAAGACACACAAATGTTAACCATTTATGGCTGAACAAGTATTTTTGATAGAATAGTGAGTGGGTGGTCAACAATACTGTCGTGCATCTCTTATTGCCAGcaataaatgaaacatttacattaaacaaaCTAGTTATTGCCATCAAAGGTTGactgagagaaaacatgttcACTCACTGTCCACTCTACCTTTACTATATTCATATCAAGTCTTAGATTCAATCCGTACTTTAAAATTTCATTTTAAGATGGTTGGCATTGCATCTTACAAAATATTGAATGAAACTCTGCTTTTCCTCTGAAAGATAATAAGCAAAACAAGAAATCTATAAAACTAATTCTGGTTTGAGTAAGCACAAGTACCAACAATAATAATTTAGACTACATAAAATGCTGAAATTACTCCATTAAGACTCatttaaactgtaataaaaagaTTATGTTGAAGAGTGTGTATTACCGTACTTATCAGCGGCTCCCAGTGTGCTCTGTACAGATAACATTCACACTAAGCCAACAATGCCATGTAGTGTTCACTGATACCAGACCACATTCAAATCATCGGGCAACACAGGACTTCTCTGGAAATGTAACAGGATGCTCTTGTTGAGatgcaaataaaacacaaaatcaaaaaaaacactgtcatgtgttttaatgtttgcAGACAACTATACAAAACCATGGCACACTGTAAGTAAAAGGGAGGCGTAACATCTCCAGATAATCTTATTTACATGGAGCCTCTTTTGAGTGTAATGTTCAGTTTGAAATGTGCCCCAAGAGACAATTCAAATAACAAGTCATACAATCATCAATACTTTGTGAAACTAATGTACTAATGCGAGGCAAGTAGAACCAGTACACGCGGGAACTGGTGTATTTTCCTGACGTGACAAACGTTGgctgtgacattttattttttcctgcgTCTCTTCATGAAGGTCACTTCATCTCTGTTTCTGATCCCATAGCTGAAGatataaaaagacacacagagtcAAACAGTGCTGACGATAACAGCATCACAAGTGAAGGAAGGCATTGTTTTATACACTTACTCTTTGAGCCCCATCTTGTCATCTTCAAGCTTTTCACCTTGAAAAATTAACTGATAAGTTCTCCAAACATATCTCCTGTAACAGAGAGGACGCACACAGTTtcagtcagttttttttattttaaatacctTTTATGTTatcttgtgtttgtgagtgtatTTACCAGCTGACATGTTTAACTCCACCTTCACGT of the Cyclopterus lumpus isolate fCycLum1 chromosome 8, fCycLum1.pri, whole genome shotgun sequence genome contains:
- the LOC117735159 gene encoding uncharacterized protein LOC117735159 — encoded protein: MATADSELKKILTELNHLSVKRRQLLERKKIQYIFHELKSRKEFEQTEEVASNLHEIHTIDDTLKQLAQRKAELQKRYEDILNAKDMKNEVSIASCQIEPDVPVPCVDIVYIGGPPNITAPAVILDTEHFPPYPCRTQCPECKQFIMTEIFTSVSSVTWLVCFTTAVIGCVAGCCFIPFCMKQFKSITHRCPECQTNIMTLKKL